Within Serratia odorifera, the genomic segment GCACATCGGCGCGGAACCCGGCCAGCATCGCCTCCAGATCGTTGGCACTGGCGGCGGGCAGCGTGTAGCCATTGCCCTTGTATAGCGGATCGATGGCGTTCAAGGCGTCGTGGAACGGCACATAGGCGGTGAAATCTTTTGGCGGATAGGCCGGGTTGCCGACCTTGATGCTGGCGGCGCGGTATTGGCGAAAACCGGCCAGCGGATTGTCGCCGAAATTGTCCGGCAAATACTGGTAGACCTTCCAACTGACGCCGCTGGCTTCCAGGCGTTCGGGATAGGTTTTCCAGGCGTAGCCCTTATCCGCCGAACCGGTGTAATCCCATTCATTTACCACCACCGCGAGGTTGGCGGCTGGGCCGTTGGTTCCGCTCCACAGGAACAGACGATTGGGATTGGTGCCGCCATGCAGTGAGCAATGATAGGCGTCACACAGGGTAAAGGCATTGGCCAGGGCAAACTGGAACGGCAGCTCTTGCTGACGGTAGTAGCCCATCGAGGTCGGCGTTTTGTAGCTTGGCCAGGCGCGCATACGGCCATTGTCCCAGGCAGACTGGGCGTCCAGCCACGAGTGCGGCGTGCCGCTGACGCGCTGTGCATTGCCGTGTCGACTGTCCAGGTGATAGGGCAGCACCGGCCGCTCCAGTCCCTGCTGTTGCCATACGCTGCGCCCTTGCGGCTGTGGCACGGTGAAGCGATCGCCGAACCCGCGCACGCCGGGCAGCGTGCCAAAATAATGATCAAAGGCGCGATTTTCCTGCATCAGGATCACCACGTGTTCGACGTCCCGGATGCTGCCGGTGCGGTTATGGGCAGGGATGGCCAGCGCTTTGCGGATTGAGGCAGGTAACAGGGAATAGGCCGAACCAATGGCGGCGGCGTGTAACAGCGTCCTGCGTGAAAGTCTGGGCATGCGCATCAAACTCTTGGGGGTCAGTTATCAAGATAGAAGCAAACAGGATAGTTGCCAAAGATAACAGCAGGATGACGGTAGCAGGAAATGCCCTGCGCCTGGTGGCGGCAGGGCATCGGTAGACTTACTGGCGCACCAGTCGGCCGAGCGTCGGTGCCGCTTCGAAATTGCTGCGGAAGGGGTTGATATCCAAGCCGCCACGGCGGGTATAACGGGCGAAAACGCTGAGTTTTTCCGGTTGGCAGTAGCGTGTGATGTCGTTGAAGATGCGTTCGACGCACTGCTCGTGGAACTCGTTATGTTGGCGGAAGGAAATCAGATAGCGCAGCAGCGCTTCGCGATCGATTTTGCGTCCGGCATAGCGGATTACCACGCTGCCCCAATCCGGCTGGTGGGTGACCAGACAGTTGGATTTGAGCAGGTTGGACGACAGCGTTTCACTGACGTATTCCGCCTGCGCCGATACCGCGTGCTCAAGATATTGAGGATCAAAGGCGAAGTCGGTCACTTCGATGTCCAGATCGTCAATGTTGTCACCCGGCAGGGTGTCAATCTGGTGGCTATATCCTGCCAGACCCGGGAACAGCTTGACGCCGACCTGGCCGTCTGCGGCGGCTGACAGATCGTGTTCCAGCGCGGCCAGTACGTCATCAGCGCTGGCAAAGCGCGTCTGGTTAAAGCTGTTCAGGTACAGTTTGAACGATTTGGATTCGATCAGATTGGTGGATGAAAACGGAATGGCGAACTCGCCGATGCCAACCACCGGCTTGCCCTTGGCGTTGAGCCAGGAAAGCTCGAACGCGGTCCAGATATCCACGCCGCTGAACGGCAAGGCATTGGCGTCGAGGCCAACCAAATCCCTGCCGCGTGCGCGCGGCAAGGCTTCCAGCAACGATGGGTCGTAGCGATCCGGGTAGGCAGAATGGGTTCCCAGGTGGGTGATTTTATCTTGCGGTTTTATATGCATATTCGTTGCCTTTGGCATGGTCGACGTTAATGTAGCGGTTGAACAGGCGGCGAGTCGCGTAAATCGGCCCCACGCCGAGCAAGGCGTACACGACTTTGATCAGGAACTGCGACAGGATCATGGTCTGGATAATGTCCCAGCTCAATACGTTATAAAAAGCCAGGGTGCAAAACACCACGCTGTCGATGGCCGAGGCCACCACGGTGCTGGTAATCACGCGGACAAACAGATAGCGTGAGTTGGTCAGCTCTTTGATTTTACAAAGTAAATAGGCGTTTACATTCTCCGAGAGCAGGTAGGCGGCCGACGACGCAAGCAGCACCGCCATGATGCTATGGACGATACCGTTGTAAGTGGTGCTGAACTCCCACTGTGGGATGCTCGGCACCAGCGTTGTCGCCCAGACGCCCAGCACGAAAATCAGGTTGGCGATAAATGAAATGATAATGGTGCGCCTGGCCAGACGCAGCCCATAAAATTCGTTAAGAATATCAACCAGGATGAAGGTCAGCGGATAAACGAAAATGGCGGGCGGAACAATCATATCCAACAGCGGGATCTGAATCGGTTTGACGCCGCACAGGGTTGAAAAGATATAAATCACGCTCAGCGCCACGGTAATGATCAGATAGGCGTACCAGGAACGTTCGTGCCGGTCGCCAAGATCGTAGGCGGTGGTGAGATTGTTGCTGCCGTCATACAGACGGCGGTAAAGCGCCTTGAGTTCGCTGCGGCTGAAGTCATCGGAAATGGTGCTGTCATCCAGCTCTTTGAGCCCCATCGAAATACGTTTGCCGGTGGCGAGGATCATGATATTGGCAGAAATGCTGCCGCTGCGATTAAAGCCCAGCAGCTTGTATTTCTTGTTGCTGTCCATTCAGAACCTCTCCTCGATGATGGAACCGATAAGCTGTTCTTCACGCTTGAGTCGATGCGGAGTAAACACGGTGTCTTCCTTTTCTTTGACGAAAAAACCCTGCTGGGCAGAGTGGTAGAGTCGCAGTGGGTTTTCCGCGCTGGATGAATAACGCTTGATAATCAGCACGTCACCTTCGCTGAACAGATTCCCTATCGGCTGTTGCACCAGCAGTGCCACCAAATTTGAATCTTCGCCAAAGTAATAGGTCAACGGAAAGCGGGTTGCCAGTTGCCCCACGCGTTGTTCATACGCCGCCAGAAATTGCTGCTGTGGTATCACCGGCACGGCGCTGGGATTCCTATTGCCTTCGAGCGATAACGTCTCGTTGATACGTTCGATTTGTTCGAGATCGTAGTTTTCAATTTCTTCACAGGAGACGCCAAAAAAATCAGAAATCCGGCTGACGGTGGATTGCTGAACGTTGTTGACTCTGCCTTCAAGGATTTTATACAGCGCAGTCCGGGTGACGCCGGCGCGATGGGCAAAAGAGGCTTTGGTTTCCCCACGACTACGCAGTAAATATTCAAGATTCTTAATGATATTTGTTTTGCGCTGAGCATTACTAACGTTCATTAGCCCCCCTTATATGTACAGCATATTTCACTATAAATGAGGTTTGGTTGCTCGCCAATGAGAGAATGAAATCATTTATAATTATTTGAATATGAATAATTTTAATGTCAAGGTCATCGTCTTCTGGTGGGCGGCATGGCGGCGTCGTCAAGCGGACTTCAGACCCGGTATCGCACTACGCATTAACCAAGTTTACATAAATGGCATCATTGTGTTCACTTTTACGTTGACGCCAGCATGTTTTATAAGCTAGTTTGTTAAACATACTGAAGTGCTTCTTGAGTGTCAAAGCACCTCGTCATAATAAAAGCCATAAAATGATGCTACGCACAGCCACAGCGGCGTACATCGTAATACCATTAGCGACAACACCAGGGAATTCTATCTCGCCCGTCAGGGCTGACATTTCGCTCTGTCACCGCAGCCAGGCATCCTTGCCAGGCGCTGCAGCACTTGGCGTATCGCCATGCCAAAGATAAACAACCCGCATTGTTTCCTCGCCGCTTGCCACAGATACCGCTTTGCCTAGTGTGAAGAAACAAACTCTGCCGCTGCATGCGCCGGCGGAATGGTGAAGTTCTCCCGCATACGTCTGCTCTCTTCTGCCGGTGGAAGGCCAAATAACCGCTTGAATTCACGATTAAATTGCGAGGGGCTTTCATAGCCTACCGCCTGGCTGGCGACCGAAGCGCTTACCCCTTGCCGCACCATCAGCAGCCGCGCCTGATGCAGGCGTATCGACTTCAGGTATTGCATCGGGGCGATATGGGTAATTGCCTTAAAATGGCGGTGAAAGGTGGGGACGCTCATTGCTGCCTCGGCGGCCAGTTGCGGCAGGGTAATCGGGTGCGCATAGGTGGCATGAATACGGCGTAACGCTTTGGCAATTTTGCCGAATTGCCCACGCATCGCCAGCGCCGAACGCATGGCGTTGCCCTGCGCGCCGGTGAGAATGCGAAAATACAGCTCGCGGAGCAGCGCTGGGCCGAGTATTGCCGCGTCAAGCGGGGCGCTCATGGCCTCGAGAAAACGCAGCAGCGAGCCGCGCATCGCCGCATCCATCGGGCTGGACATCATGCTGGCGGGGTTAACTGCGCAGGAGGGGCGCGCCCTGTCTGTCAATTTGCAGCATCAGGTCGGCCGCGAGCTGAAAATCCAGATGCAGGTAAATGGCCAGTAATGGCCGTGCCGGCGACGCGTCGGTTTCCATCACAAAGGGTACCGGCACCGAAACGGCAAGATAATGCTGCTGGTCGTAGCAGTAGGTTTGCCCGCCAAAATAGCCTCTTTTGCTGCCCTGACAGACGATGACGATACCCGGATCGTACAGCACCGGCGTGCTTGCCAGTGGCCGATTGGAACGCAGGAAACGCACATCGGGCAGTGGCGTGAGGTTATAACCTTCCTGCGGCGCCAGCGACAGCAGCAGATCCACCATGCGTTGTCGATCGTCAGTCTGGGCAGGCAACGTTGTCGATCTGTGGTTCATAATCCTTACCGTTCGATAGAAATAGGCAATAACTAAAGCAGAATCGGGCTAAAAAAACGCCAATTGAGAGAATAGTATGCACATGCCTCTTAACCAACGGGAGTTTTTTTATGTCTTTAGCCAAAACGATTTTTATCACCGGCGTCAGTAGCGGTTTTGGGCGCGCCCTGGCACAGGCCGCGTTGAGCAGCGGTCACCGGGTCATCGGCACGGTGCGCAGTGCGTCGGCAGTGGCGGCGTTTGAAGCGCTTGGTGCTGGCAAGGCGCTGGCGCGAGTACTGGACGTGACCGACTTTGCGTCAGTCGAGCGGGTCGTCGCCGAGGTAGAAGCCGACATCGGCCCGATTGATGTATTAGTGAATAATGCCGGTTATGGCCACGAAGGGGTGATGGAGGAATCAGCGCTGGACGAACTGAAGCGGCAGTTCGACGTCAACGTGTTCGGTGCGGTGGCGATGATCAAGGCGTTGTTGCCTTATCTGCGCCAGCGTCGTCGTGGACAGATTATCAACATCACCTCGATGGGGGGATTTATTACCCTGCCGGGCATCAGTTATTACTGCGGCAGCAAGTTTGCACTGGAAGGTATTTCCGAGACGCTGAGCAAAGAGCTCAAGCCGTTTGGCATCGCGGTAACTGCCGTAGCCCCTGGCTCTTTCCGCACCGATTGGGCGGGCAGATCGATGGTCAGATCGCCTCGGATCATTGCGGATTATGACGCGCTGTTTGATCCGATCCGCCAGGCGCGACAGCAAAAAAACGGCAGGCAGCTTGGCGATCCGGCCAAGGCAGCACAGGCGATACTGGCCATCATCGACAGCGATGCGCCGCCGGTACACCTGCTATTGGGCAGCGATGCACTCAGCCTGGTGCGCGAAAAGCTGCAAAGCTATGCAACCGAAATCGATGACTGGGAAACGCTGAGCCGTTCAACCGACGGTTAATCGTCGATGGCGGCAAGCCGGGATGCTCGCAGGCGTGCGCTGGTTTATGGCGTGGCCTGCCAGCTGATTTCTATCGTATCAACGCCGCCGATCAGCATGGGCATCTCGTTCAACAGTGCAAAAATTTGCTGGATCGGCGTGCCGGGGGCGATGGCAAGTGCGTCAGGCCGTCGGGGGGCAAGCGGCGTTGCCTGTGACATGATGACGCAATGGTCGTGCCTGAATATCTGTCTCAGCACCGCGGCAGGCAGGCCAGCCGTCAGGTAAATAAGCATTTGCGCAGGACGTAACCGAATTTGGCTCGCCAGCTCGGGCAAGGCGTACAGCGGCCAACTGACCAGAAGCAGCTCTGCTTCATCAATAACGGCCTGATTATCCGCCATGGTCCAGCAGGGAAAATCCATCGCCAGCGCGTTAATCCGCTCAGGCTGGCCGGGGGAGAGGAAAACCTGCGCGTCGGGTGCCGCCAGAAATAGCTGACGCACCAGCTGTGCGGTCAGTTCATCTACGCCAAGAATACCGATTTTTTTCATGTGACCCCGGTTAGATGCGCCATTGAACAACAGGTTGCCAAGCGGGGCGCCACGGTAAATTCCCCCGCGACACGGCCAGGCCGCCAACAGGAAACCTCAATTGATTGTGACCAAGTTACACATTGGTCACTCGTTGTCAATCGAAACACGCCGCGTTAAGCTATAGCCATGAATAAAAAAATGAACGCACTTGCTACCCGTGGTCCTTCCGATCACAGCGTACGCGATCAGATCGTGGAAGCCGCTACGGCGTATTTCGGCCACTACGGCTATGAAAAAACCACCGTCTCCGATCTGGCAAAATCCATTGGTTTTTCCAAGGCGTATATCTATAAGTTTTTTGAGTCCAAGCAGGCGATTGGCGAGGTAATCTGCGCTATCCGACTGACCACCATCATGACCGTGGTGGAGGCGGCGATCGCCGATGCGCCCAGCGCCTCGGAGAAGCTGAGACGCCTGTTCCGTACTCTGGCAGAGGCCGGTAGCGAGCTGTTTTTCCATGACCGCAAGCTGTATGACATCGCTGCCGTTGCCGCGCGCGATCAATGGCCTTCGGCCAGGCAGCACCAGGCCCAACTGCTCACGCTGATTGAACAGATCCTGCGTGAAGGCCGTGAGGCCGGCGAATTTGAGCGCAAAACGCCGCTCGACGAAGCCGCCAGCGCCATTTATCTGGTGATGTGTCCTTACATCAATCCCGTACAGCTGCAATATAACCTGGAAACCGCCGGGGAAGCGGCAGTACTGCTGTCCTCGCTGATATTGCGCAGCCTATCGCCGTGATAGGATTTGTGACCATTGACATAATTGGTCACTAGTCGGAGAATGCGAACCCTACACTGTTTATCAAGAAGGGTATTCCATGCTTCGTCTCAGCGCTGTCAGCATCGCCGCCTGCCTGCTGCCGCTTGCCCTGGTGGCGTGCGGTGAGGCTTCGACGGCCGACGATCCGCGTAATCAGCCACCGTTGGTCAGGGTGGCGCGAGTCGCTGATGCGGTTGACGCCACGCGTGCCTTTAGCGGTACCGTGGTGGCGCGTGTTCAGAGCGATCTCGGTTTTCGCGTCGGCGGCAAAATACTGGAGCGTCTGGTCGATGCCGGCCAGAGCGTCAAGAAAGGCCAGCCGTTGATGCGACTGGATCCGACCGATCTGGGGCTGCAAGCCCGGGCGCAGCAACAGGCGGTAGCAGCCGCCAGGGCGCAGGCTCGCCAGACCGCCGCCGACGAGGCACGCTATCGTGGCCTGGTAGCCAGCGGTGCGGTGTCGGCCTCCGCCTACGATCAAATCAAGGCCGCGGCTGAAACCGCACGGGCGCAGCTCAGCGCAGCACAAGCACAGGCGGATGTCGCCATTAACGCTTCCGGCTACGCGGTGTTGCTGGCCGACGCCGACGGGGTGGTGATGGACACCCTGGCGGAGCCAGGACAGGTGGTCTCTGCCGGCCAACCGGTGGTCAGGCTGGCGCGGGCGGGTCAGCGCGAGGCGATCGTTCATCTGCCGGAAACGCTGCGGCCGGCTATCGGCAGTATGGCGATGGCCAGCCTGTATGGCGACCGCGCGGCCGCGGTCCCCGCGCAGCTGCGACTGCTTTCCGATGCCGCCGATCCGTTGACCCGAACCTTCGAAGCGCGCTATGTGCTGGCCGGCACGCTGGCCAGCGCGCCGCTGGGCGCGACCGTCACGCTGAACATCGTCAACGGCAAGGCGGACGCGCCAACGCTGCAGGTGCCGATTGCCGCGCTGTACGATTCTGGCAAAGGTGCAGGGGTATGGATCGTCGCCGGTACGCCGGCGAAGGTCTCCTGGCGCGCGGTTCGGGTGCTGGGTATCAGCGACGACGCGGCGCGGGTGGCGGGCAACCTTACCGTTGGCGAGCAGGTGGTGGCGCTGGGGGCCCATCTGCTGCATGACGGCGAGCCGGTCAGGTTGGCGCAAGCAGGGCGTAACAACGCGCAGGGGAGCCAACCATGAGCGGCGGACGCTTTAACCTTTCGGCGCTGGCGGTACGTGAACGCTCGATCACGCTGTTTTTGATCTTTCTGATCGCCATCGCCGGCACCCTGTCGTTCTTCGAACTGGGACGGGCGGAAGATCCGCCGTTCACCGTCAAGCAACTGACGGTAATCACCGCCTGGCCAGGGGCGACCGCGCAGGAAATGCAGGATCAGGTGGCGGAACCGCTTGAAAAACGCATGCAGGAATTGAAGTGGTACGATCGCACGGAAACCTATACGCGGCCGGGGCTGGCGTTCACCATGGTGTCGCTGGCTGACGGCACGCCACCGGGCGAGGTGCAGGAGCAGTTCTATCAGGCGCGCAAGAAGCTGGACGACGAGGCTGGCAACCTGCCCGCCGGCGTCATCGGACCGATGGTCAACGACGAGTTTTCCGATGTGACGTTTGCGCTGCTGGCGCTGAAGGCCAAAGGGGAACCGCAGCGCCTGCTGGTGCGCGACGCCGAGTCATTGCGCCAGCGCCTGTTGCACCTGCCGGGGGTAAAAAAGGTCAATATCATTGGCGAGCAGGCGGAACGCATCTTCGTGTCATTCTCCCACGATCGGCTTGCCACGCTGGGCGTGTCGCCGCAGGACATTTTTACCGCCCTTAATAGCCAGAACGTACTCACCCCTGCAGGTTCGATCGAAACCCACGGGCCGCAGGTGTTTATCCGGCTGGACGGCGCTTTTGACAGCTTGCAGAAAATCCGCGAGACGCCGATTGTCGTGCAGGGGCGAACGCTGAAACTGTCGGACGTGGCGCAGGTTGAACGCGGTTACGAAGATCCGGCGACCTTTATCATTCGCAATAACGGCGAACAGGCCCTGTTGCTGGGCATCGTCATGCGCGAAGGCTGGAATGGTCTCGATCTGGGCAAGGCGCTGGACGAGGAAACCAGCCGCATCAACGCCGGCATGCCGTTGGGTATGACGCTCAGCAAAGTCACCGATCAGTCGGTGAACATCAGCTCGTCCGTCGACGAGTTTATGGTGAAGTTCTTTGTCGCCTTGCTGGTGGTGATGGTGGTGTGTTTCGTCAGCATGGGCTGGCGAGTCGGCGTGGTGGTGGCCGCTGCGGTGCCGTTGACGCTGGCGGTGGTGTTTGTGGTGATGGCCGCCACCGGTAAAAACTTCGATCGCATTACCCTCGGCTCACTGATCCTGGCGCTGGGGCTGTTGGTGGACGATGCGATCATCGCCATTGAAATGATGGTAGTGAAAATGGAAGAGGGCTTTGATCGCGTCAAGGCCTCGGCCTACGCCTGGAGCCATACCGCGGCGCCCATGCTGTCGGGGACGCTGGTGACGGCCATCGGTTTTATGCCCAACGGTTTCGCGCAGTCTACCGCCGGCGAATACACCAGCAATATGTTCTGGATTGTCGGCATTGCGCTGATTGCCTCCTGGGTGGTGGCGGTGGCCTTTACCCCCTATCTGGGCGTGAAACTGCTGCCGGCAATCAGGCAGGTTGAAGGGGGCCACGCCGCCATCTACAACACCCGCCACTACAACCGTTTTCGTCGGCTGCTGACGCGGATTATCGCTGCCAAATGGCTGGTGGCCGGCGCGGTTATCGCCGCCTTTGTGCTGGCCATATTGGCCATGGGACTGGTCAAGAAGCAGTTTTTCCCCACCTCCGATCGCCCGGAAGTGCTGGTCGAAGTACAAATGCCGTATGGCAGCTCCATTGAGCAGACCAGCAATACCAGCGCCAAAGTCGAAGCCTGGCTGAGAAAGCAGCGTGAAGCGAAGATCGTCACCGCCTATATTGGCCAGGGGGCGCCGCGTTTCTATCTGGCGATGGCGCCGGAACTGCCCGATCCGTCGTTTGCCAAGATTGTGGTGCTGACGGACAGCCAGGAGGCACGCGAGGCTCTCAAGTTCCGCCTGCGGCAAGCGGTGGCGGACGGTTTGGCCCCCGAGGCGCGTGTCAGAGTGACACAGCTGGTATTCGGCCCGTATTCACCTTATCCGGTGGCCTACCGGATTATGGGGTCGGATCCTGCCATGCTGCGTGAGATCGCCGCGCAGGCTCAGGCCATCATGCAGGCCAGTCCGATGATGCGCACCGTCAATACCGACTGGGGCGCACGCGTGCCGACGCTGCATTTTTCTCTGGATCAGGATCGCCTGCAGTCGGTCGGGCTCAGCTCTAACGCGGTGGCGCAGCAGTTGCAGTTCCTGCTGTCCGGCGTGCCGATCACCTCGGTGCGCGAGGACATTCGTGCCGTGCAGGTGGTTGGCCGAGCGGCGGGTGAGATCCGGCTCGATCCGGCAAAAATCGCCGGCTTTACGCTGGTGGGGTCGGCCGGCCAGCGAATTCCGCTGTCGCAGGTGGGCAGCGTCGAGGTACGCATGGAGGATCCGCTGCTGCGACGCCGCGATCGTACGCCAACCATCACGGTGCGCGGGGATATTGCCGAAGGGCTACAACCGCCGGACGTTTCCAGCGCAATCTCGGTGCAGCTACAACCGTTAATCGACACGCTGCCTGAGGGCTACCGCATCGAACAGGCGGGATCGATTGAAGAGTCGGGCAAGGCCAGCAAGGCGATGTTGCCGCTGTTCCCGATCATGATTGCCATGACGCTATTGATCATCATCCTGCAGGTTCGTTCGATGTCGGCGATGATCATGGTGTTCCTGACCGCGCCATTGGGGCTGATCGGCGTGGTGCCAACGCTGCTGTTGTTCAACCAGCCATTTGGTATCAATGCGCTGGTGGGACTGATCGCGCTGTCGGGTATTCTGATGCGCAACACCCTGATCCTGATAGGCCAGATCCATCACAACGAAAAGCAAGGGCTCGATCCGTTCCACGCGGTGGTCGAGGCCACGGTGCAGCGTGCCAGACCGGTATTGCTGACGGCGATGGCGGCCATTCTGGCGTTTATTCCGCTGACCCATTCGGTGTTCTGGGGCACGCTGGCCTACACCCTGATTGGCGGGACCTTCGGCGGCACCATCATGACGCTGGTATTCTTGCCTGCGATGTACGCCATCTGGTTCAGGATCCACCCTGGCAGCGGCGCGCCGTCAGCCGCATAGGGTAAGGACGCCGTCGGGCTGCGCATCTACCCGGCGGCGTGGCGCTTATAGGGTGAAGTGGTCGCGGAACTGCTGCAGTGCGGCGGTGCTGTCGCCGCTGGCCCAGCCTTCCATTGCCACGGTGCCCTGATAACCGATCTGCTGTAACGTACGGGCAATGGCGCGATAGTTGATCTCGCCGGTGCCCGGCTGCTGACGCCCTGGCACGTCGGCCACCTGGATCTCACCGATGGCCGGGCCGGCACGGCGGATCAGGGCGATCAGATTGCCTTCGCCGATCTGCGCGTGATACAGATCAAGGTTCATTTTCAGCGCCGGGCTGTTCACCGCTTCGACCAACGCCAGGGTATCGGCGGCCAGGGCGAACGGCGTACCGGGATGGTCGACCGGCAGATTGAGGTTCTCCAGCGTGAACACCCGCCCGGCACGCTCGCCCAACTGCGCTACGCGGCGCAGCGTTGCGGCGGCTTGCAGCCACATCGCCCC encodes:
- a CDS encoding oxidoreductase, with amino-acid sequence MSLAKTIFITGVSSGFGRALAQAALSSGHRVIGTVRSASAVAAFEALGAGKALARVLDVTDFASVERVVAEVEADIGPIDVLVNNAGYGHEGVMEESALDELKRQFDVNVFGAVAMIKALLPYLRQRRRGQIINITSMGGFITLPGISYYCGSKFALEGISETLSKELKPFGIAVTAVAPGSFRTDWAGRSMVRSPRIIADYDALFDPIRQARQQKNGRQLGDPAKAAQAILAIIDSDAPPVHLLLGSDALSLVREKLQSYATEIDDWETLSRSTDG
- a CDS encoding NAD(P)-binding domain-containing protein, encoding MKKIGILGVDELTAQLVRQLFLAAPDAQVFLSPGQPERINALAMDFPCWTMADNQAVIDEAELLLVSWPLYALPELASQIRLRPAQMLIYLTAGLPAAVLRQIFRHDHCVIMSQATPLAPRRPDALAIAPGTPIQQIFALLNEMPMLIGGVDTIEISWQATP
- a CDS encoding efflux RND transporter periplasmic adaptor subunit, which gives rise to MLRLSAVSIAACLLPLALVACGEASTADDPRNQPPLVRVARVADAVDATRAFSGTVVARVQSDLGFRVGGKILERLVDAGQSVKKGQPLMRLDPTDLGLQARAQQQAVAAARAQARQTAADEARYRGLVASGAVSASAYDQIKAAAETARAQLSAAQAQADVAINASGYAVLLADADGVVMDTLAEPGQVVSAGQPVVRLARAGQREAIVHLPETLRPAIGSMAMASLYGDRAAAVPAQLRLLSDAADPLTRTFEARYVLAGTLASAPLGATVTLNIVNGKADAPTLQVPIAALYDSGKGAGVWIVAGTPAKVSWRAVRVLGISDDAARVAGNLTVGEQVVALGAHLLHDGEPVRLAQAGRNNAQGSQP
- a CDS encoding efflux RND transporter permease subunit, which produces MSGGRFNLSALAVRERSITLFLIFLIAIAGTLSFFELGRAEDPPFTVKQLTVITAWPGATAQEMQDQVAEPLEKRMQELKWYDRTETYTRPGLAFTMVSLADGTPPGEVQEQFYQARKKLDDEAGNLPAGVIGPMVNDEFSDVTFALLALKAKGEPQRLLVRDAESLRQRLLHLPGVKKVNIIGEQAERIFVSFSHDRLATLGVSPQDIFTALNSQNVLTPAGSIETHGPQVFIRLDGAFDSLQKIRETPIVVQGRTLKLSDVAQVERGYEDPATFIIRNNGEQALLLGIVMREGWNGLDLGKALDEETSRINAGMPLGMTLSKVTDQSVNISSSVDEFMVKFFVALLVVMVVCFVSMGWRVGVVVAAAVPLTLAVVFVVMAATGKNFDRITLGSLILALGLLVDDAIIAIEMMVVKMEEGFDRVKASAYAWSHTAAPMLSGTLVTAIGFMPNGFAQSTAGEYTSNMFWIVGIALIASWVVAVAFTPYLGVKLLPAIRQVEGGHAAIYNTRHYNRFRRLLTRIIAAKWLVAGAVIAAFVLAILAMGLVKKQFFPTSDRPEVLVEVQMPYGSSIEQTSNTSAKVEAWLRKQREAKIVTAYIGQGAPRFYLAMAPELPDPSFAKIVVLTDSQEAREALKFRLRQAVADGLAPEARVRVTQLVFGPYSPYPVAYRIMGSDPAMLREIAAQAQAIMQASPMMRTVNTDWGARVPTLHFSLDQDRLQSVGLSSNAVAQQLQFLLSGVPITSVREDIRAVQVVGRAAGEIRLDPAKIAGFTLVGSAGQRIPLSQVGSVEVRMEDPLLRRRDRTPTITVRGDIAEGLQPPDVSSAISVQLQPLIDTLPEGYRIEQAGSIEESGKASKAMLPLFPIMIAMTLLIIILQVRSMSAMIMVFLTAPLGLIGVVPTLLLFNQPFGINALVGLIALSGILMRNTLILIGQIHHNEKQGLDPFHAVVEATVQRARPVLLTAMAAILAFIPLTHSVFWGTLAYTLIGGTFGGTIMTLVFLPAMYAIWFRIHPGSGAPSAA
- a CDS encoding TetR/AcrR family transcriptional regulator is translated as MNKKMNALATRGPSDHSVRDQIVEAATAYFGHYGYEKTTVSDLAKSIGFSKAYIYKFFESKQAIGEVICAIRLTTIMTVVEAAIADAPSASEKLRRLFRTLAEAGSELFFHDRKLYDIAAVAARDQWPSARQHQAQLLTLIEQILREGREAGEFERKTPLDEAASAIYLVMCPYINPVQLQYNLETAGEAAVLLSSLILRSLSP
- a CDS encoding helix-turn-helix domain-containing protein; protein product: MNVSNAQRKTNIIKNLEYLLRSRGETKASFAHRAGVTRTALYKILEGRVNNVQQSTVSRISDFFGVSCEEIENYDLEQIERINETLSLEGNRNPSAVPVIPQQQFLAAYEQRVGQLATRFPLTYYFGEDSNLVALLVQQPIGNLFSEGDVLIIKRYSSSAENPLRLYHSAQQGFFVKEKEDTVFTPHRLKREEQLIGSIIEERF
- the queF gene encoding NADPH-dependent 7-cyano-7-deazaguanine reductase QueF (Catalyzes the NADPH-dependent reduction of 7-cyano-7-deazaguanine (preQ0) to 7-aminomethyl-7-deazaguanine (preQ1) in queuosine biosynthesis), giving the protein MHIKPQDKITHLGTHSAYPDRYDPSLLEALPRARGRDLVGLDANALPFSGVDIWTAFELSWLNAKGKPVVGIGEFAIPFSSTNLIESKSFKLYLNSFNQTRFASADDVLAALEHDLSAAADGQVGVKLFPGLAGYSHQIDTLPGDNIDDLDIEVTDFAFDPQYLEHAVSAQAEYVSETLSSNLLKSNCLVTHQPDWGSVVIRYAGRKIDREALLRYLISFRQHNEFHEQCVERIFNDITRYCQPEKLSVFARYTRRGGLDINPFRSNFEAAPTLGRLVRQ
- a CDS encoding TIM barrel protein, encoding MAGYQLSVCAEMVFLDLPLVERVERIHALGFGVEIWDWANKDIDALVATGARFTSMTGYLSGNLTDSDGIAQLLQSAEASLAVAERLNCPTLNLHGSGLDERGLPVKPVAVVSGAMWLQAAATLRRVAQLGERAGRVFTLENLNLPVDHPGTPFALAADTLALVEAVNSPALKMNLDLYHAQIGEGNLIALIRRAGPAIGEIQVADVPGRQQPGTGEINYRAIARTLQQIGYQGTVAMEGWASGDSTAALQQFRDHFTL
- a CDS encoding queuosine precursor transporter, which produces MDSNKKYKLLGFNRSGSISANIMILATGKRISMGLKELDDSTISDDFSRSELKALYRRLYDGSNNLTTAYDLGDRHERSWYAYLIITVALSVIYIFSTLCGVKPIQIPLLDMIVPPAIFVYPLTFILVDILNEFYGLRLARRTIIISFIANLIFVLGVWATTLVPSIPQWEFSTTYNGIVHSIMAVLLASSAAYLLSENVNAYLLCKIKELTNSRYLFVRVITSTVVASAIDSVVFCTLAFYNVLSWDIIQTMILSQFLIKVVYALLGVGPIYATRRLFNRYINVDHAKGNEYAYKTAR